The Streptosporangiales bacterium genomic interval CGTGGACTACCTTGAGCATGGGCGTACCTTCCCGAACCAGCGCGCCAACGCTGGCACTGATCAGAACTACATGGGCTTCAGATCATCCTCCGGGAAGGTACGCCCCTCCCAAAGCACATCCACAGGTTCCGATCATTGCTCGTCGCCGCAATCGAGAAGTTCGAGGCGGACTGGACCCTCTGGTTCGCCGCCCACAGCATCGTGCCCTATCAGGTTGTCTATGAGGAGTTGGCGGCAGACCCGCTACGCACTGCACACAAAGTGCTCGACTACCTCGGCCTTCACGTTCCGCCGGGCTGGCAACCGGTGATCGGGCACCGTCGACAGGCCGATCAAGTCAACGCCGACTGGGCTGCGAGATTCAGGGCTCACTGAACCATCACACCCAAGCGTCCCGTTGCTGGCCGTGGCAAGCCGGCGTCGCCACAAGCCGTTCCATGACCGGACGATGTGACGGCTCCCGCTGGGGCAGCCCCCGACCCCCCAACGTTCCAGCCTCCTACTCGTCGCCGGGAAGCCAACGAGGCGGTCTTCGACCGGACTCTCCGTCCCCTCTCAGCCTGAGTCAAATACCGTGCGCGAGCTGGCCCGGCTCCCCCTCGGCCGTCTCAGTTTCCGTCTCATTCATACAGGTTCGCCGCCGTTCGTAGTCGCCCGCCGGGTGGTCCTGTCATGCCTGGCGAACGGCTCGGCATGTCCGCGAACAGTCATGCGAGGACTTGGAAAGCGTGTTGGGGGCAACCCCTCGCGAGTTCGAATCTCGCATCCTCCGCTCGTCTAACCAGGCACAACGTCGACGGCCGGTCCCAAGCGGGGTCGGCCTCTTGCGTCATCCGTCTCAGTTGGCCATCGTCACCTAAGGGTGCGTTCCCCCTGCCGATCTCGTCAGCCGATTCGTCCTCCTGAGCCTGAACTACCCGGACGGGTCGGTCGTCGAGGTGACCGTCAGCGCAGCCACGGCGATCGCGTGTGTTGTACGTGCCCGCCGCTGATCGTGGGGGCCGTCTGGGACCGCGGAGTCGAGTACTCGGGACGCGGTCCGTGCGTCTGTCCGGTGGAAAGGGCACCATGTGTCCGAAGCTCGACAGAGAGAACTGTCATCGGCGCATTACACCGATATCGTCTTGTGCGTGCCGATTGGTAGCCAGGTCAGGCTGGCTCGCACGTTGGTTGGTGCGGCGGCGAACGCCTGCTCGATCCTGTCGCGGCCTTGCCTGAAGTGCCGCCAGCCTTCGTAGTGGACGGGGATGACTGTGCGGGGTTGCAGAAGTTCCCACAGCTCGAGCTCATCCACGCGCCGACCCGGTTGTCCATCGTCGCGCTGCTCGCGGCCACCGAGTCCGCGGAGTTCAAGTTCATCCGCGACAGCGTCGGGCTGTCCGACTCGGCGCTGTCCAAACAGCTGACCACCCTGGAAGAAGCCGGATACGTCGAAATCCGCAAGGGGTTCGTCGGCAAACGGCCGCGCACCACGGCCCGACTCAACAGCGTCGGACGTGCCGCGTTCGAACAGCACGTCGCCGCCCTGCAGGAGATCGTTGCCCGAACCGGCACCTCGGTCCTGTAGCCACGAAAACCCAGGCGCCCCGAGTACGGGACCGCCGCGGTCGAGTGAGGGCTTCACCCCGGGCTGTTCGGACACTAGTGGGATGGCTGCCGCGTCACCATCCGGTCGAAGGCGCGGTCGGTCATCGGCCGGCGCATCATGATGACCGGCTTGGCGAGGTAGCCGACGGCGTACCTGGTCCTCG includes:
- a CDS encoding helix-turn-helix domain-containing protein gives rise to the protein MQKFPQLELIHAPTRLSIVALLAATESAEFKFIRDSVGLSDSALSKQLTTLEEAGYVEIRKGFVGKRPRTTARLNSVGRAAFEQHVAALQEIVARTGTSVL